The genomic window CAAGTCAGCTTCATAACCCGTCACAACCTTAGCAAGTATCTCAGGGTTTGTAGAACCGCATTTTACATTTATGTTAGTCCCGTTTGGAGCATCATTTATTACCACTATCTCTGCTCCTAAAGCCAAAAATACTTCTCTTGCTATTCTGTAGGCCGCTCCGTTGGCCGTATCTAGTATTATCTTAATTCCTGAGAAATCTCCCTTTACCGTTGATACCAGATAATCTCTGTAGAGATAGTACTCATTGTCTGCATATTTAAATTTACCTACCTTGTCCCCAGGCATACACTCTTTACTTATCTCTTCAAACCTATCCATGAGGTCCTCTAGTTCAAGTTCAAGCTCATCAGGCAGTTTATACCCATTAGATGCAAAAATCTTTATTCCGTTGTCCTTCGCAGGATTATGTGACGCTGATATCATTATCCCAGCATCTGCAGAAAGTCTTCTGGTTAAGTAAGCTACTCCTGGAGTAGGTATTACTCCTACAAAATCTATATCTACACCCATAGATGTCATCCCTGCAAAAAGTGCTGATCTCAGCATATAACCAGAGATTCTTGTGTCAGTACCCATTATTACTTTTAGCTTTTTGTTTGGATTTTTTTTTCTCAAATAATATCCGATGGCATACCCTAATCTTAAGGCTATATCAACTGTTAGTTCCTTGTTTGCCTCGCCCCTTATACCGTCGGTTCCAAAATATTTTCTCAATTTTTTATCCTCCTTCTCAAATTCAGTCTCTCTCCGAGATAACCTGTCACCATTCCAGAAAGCCATCCGAGAGCGAGAAAAATTAATATAAAACTTAGTATTGATTTAGTGTAAACATCTATATTTCTAAACATCAGAAAGTAAACTACAAAAAGCTGTGTTATATTATGTACCACAGCTGAAAAAGAACTTATTGCCATCAGACTAAGATTTTTTCTGAAATTATATAAAAATACCATTACTCCTGTACTGGCTGTTCCTGCAGTTAAACTCACAAAAAATCCAGGAGTAAAGAGGGTTCCAAGCATTAGACCTTGTATCATTATCCTGAGCCCTACCACTTCAAAGGCCATCTTTTTGTCAAATTTTTCGAGAGCTATTATTGTTGCTAGATTTGATAATCCTAGCTTCATCCAAGGAAATGGTTTCGGTATTAGATTCTCAAGAAGAGAAAAATAAAGGGCTATCAAAACTAATGCAATCAGATAGCCCTCTCTTTTATTCTTTGCCACTAAACTCTTAACTCCGCTTCAATTCCCATCATAGTCTCGTATTTTTTTATGATAGGATTCACATCTTTTTCAATAAACTCTACAGTTTGCTCTGAAGAAAATCCGATAAAGTTTTTAGGATCCAAAATTTCCAAGAGTCTATCTTTATCTATGTTAAAATAGTCATCTTTTAAAATTCTTTCTATCAGGTCGTTATCTTTCCCCTCTAGTTTCACTGTCTTGGCGGCTTCCATAGAGTGAACTCTTATTCTTTCATGAAGTTCTTGCCTGTCCCCGCCATTTTTTACACCTTCCATTATTATATATTCGGTTGCCATAAACGGAAGCTCCGACATGATACGCTTTTCTATCATTTTAGGATATACTACAAGACCGTCCATTATATTCTGCCAGATTAGAAGTATTGAATCTATTGCCAGAAAAGCCTGTGGTATAGAAAGTCTTTTGTTTGCTGAGTCATCTAAAGTTCTCTCAAACCATTGTGTCGCTGCAGTCATAGCAGTACTCTGCTGCATTGCAATTACAAATTTAGCAAGCGAGGAAATTCTTTCACTTCTCATTGGATTTCTTTTATATGCCATTGCTGAAGACCCTATCTGACTTTTTTCAAATGGTTCCTCTATCTCTTTCAAGTGTTGTAATAGTCTCAGATCATT from uncultured Ilyobacter sp. includes these protein-coding regions:
- a CDS encoding Gx transporter family protein; this encodes MAKNKREGYLIALVLIALYFSLLENLIPKPFPWMKLGLSNLATIIALEKFDKKMAFEVVGLRIMIQGLMLGTLFTPGFFVSLTAGTASTGVMVFLYNFRKNLSLMAISSFSAVVHNITQLFVVYFLMFRNIDVYTKSILSFILIFLALGWLSGMVTGYLGERLNLRRRIKN
- the glmM gene encoding phosphoglucosamine mutase → MRKYFGTDGIRGEANKELTVDIALRLGYAIGYYLRKKNPNKKLKVIMGTDTRISGYMLRSALFAGMTSMGVDIDFVGVIPTPGVAYLTRRLSADAGIMISASHNPAKDNGIKIFASNGYKLPDELELELEDLMDRFEEISKECMPGDKVGKFKYADNEYYLYRDYLVSTVKGDFSGIKIILDTANGAAYRIAREVFLALGAEIVVINDAPNGTNINVKCGSTNPEILAKVVTGYEADLGLAYDGDADRLMAVDKNGNVIDGDKIIAILAKELKSKGELNDNRVVTTVMSNMGFENYLDNNGIGLIRANVGDRYVLEKMKVNGLNIGGEQSGHIILLDYNTTGDGVLTSLKLVEALRDSEKTLDEHVLNIRDWPQVLINIRVSNDKKNLWNQNKKIMDIIQKKEGEMSGLGRVLVRTSGTEPIVRVMVEGKDQEMVDSVAFEISEIVKQELS